A region of Bombyx mori chromosome 13, ASM3026992v2 DNA encodes the following proteins:
- the RpL31 gene encoding ribosomal protein L31, whose amino-acid sequence MAKPKGERKGKSAINEVVTREYTVNLHKRLHGVGFKKRAPRAIKEIRKFAEKQMGTPDIRVDTRLNKFLWSKGVRNVPFRVRVRLSRRRNDDEDSAHKLFTLVTYVPVASIKGLQTENVDASQE is encoded by the exons ATGGCTAAACCCAAAGGTGAAAGAAAAGGCAAATCAGCCATAAACGAAGTTGTTACCCGTGAATATACAGTTAATTTACACAAACGACTTCATGGTGTTGGATTTAAAAAGCGTGCCCCAAGAGCAATCAAAGAAATCCGAAAGTTCGCTGAAAAACAGATGGGAACTCCGGACATTCGAGTAGACACTCGCTTAAACAAATTCCTTTGGTCTAAGGGAGTCAG AAATGTTCCCTTCCGTGTCCGTGTGAGGCTTTCACGAAGACGTAATGATGATGAAGATTCCGCACATAAGTTATTCACACTAGTGACTTACGTGCCTGTTGCATCTATCAAGGGTTTGCAGACAGAAAATGTTGATGCCAGCCAAGAATAA